In Actinomycetota bacterium, the sequence GCTTCGTCGACCGATGTGCCCTGAGACGCCACGTCGACTTCGAGGCACTGGGCGACGTACCAGTCGCCTTCTCTGCTGATCGCCGCGGTCAATCTCATGTGCGGCATGGTACTGGCTCCCCGACACTGGGGGAGCCAGCGAGTCGCGGACCAGTGGGGTCGA encodes:
- a CDS encoding type II toxin-antitoxin system HicB family antitoxin, which gives rise to MPHMRLTAAISREGDWYVAQCLEVDVASQGTSVDEARDNLAEALALYFEDQDVEVGESPIIVSVDVTV